A section of the Streptomyces sp. Je 1-369 genome encodes:
- a CDS encoding SDR family oxidoreductase, with translation METTQNLTGKIALVAGATRGAGRAMAVELGRAGATVYVTGRTTRAHTSETGRSTETIEETAELVAAAGGHGIAVPTDHLEADQVAALVERIDREQGRLDILVNDIWGGDVHVEWDKKMWEHDLDKGLRILRLGIETHIITSHHALPLLTRNPGGLLVEVTDGTAEYNGPNYRKPFFYDLAKAAPLRMARDLAEELTEYGCTALCLTPGWLRSEAMLDTYFKVTEDDWLAGTEQNPHFAISETPTFVGRALVALAGDPDVARHNGTSLSSGGLAEEYGFTDVDGSAPDAWRYLTEVDQESRTADVTGYR, from the coding sequence ATGGAGACCACGCAGAACCTGACCGGAAAGATCGCCCTCGTCGCGGGCGCCACCCGTGGCGCGGGCCGCGCCATGGCGGTGGAGCTCGGCCGCGCCGGAGCCACCGTCTACGTCACGGGCCGCACCACCCGCGCGCACACCAGCGAGACCGGCCGCAGCACCGAGACCATCGAGGAGACCGCCGAACTCGTCGCCGCCGCGGGCGGCCACGGCATCGCCGTCCCCACCGACCACCTGGAGGCGGACCAGGTGGCCGCCCTGGTCGAACGGATCGACCGGGAGCAGGGCCGCCTGGACATCCTCGTCAACGACATCTGGGGCGGTGACGTCCACGTCGAGTGGGACAAGAAGATGTGGGAGCACGACCTCGACAAGGGGCTGCGCATCCTGCGCCTCGGCATCGAGACCCACATCATCACCAGTCACCACGCGCTGCCGCTGCTCACCAGGAACCCCGGCGGCCTCCTCGTCGAGGTCACCGACGGCACCGCCGAGTACAACGGTCCCAACTACCGCAAGCCCTTCTTCTACGACCTCGCCAAGGCGGCCCCGCTGCGCATGGCCCGGGACCTCGCCGAGGAGCTGACGGAGTACGGCTGCACCGCGCTCTGCCTCACCCCGGGCTGGCTGCGCTCCGAGGCGATGCTCGACACCTACTTCAAGGTGACCGAGGACGACTGGCTGGCGGGCACCGAGCAGAACCCGCACTTCGCGATCTCCGAGACCCCGACGTTCGTGGGCCGCGCGCTCGTCGCCCTCGCCGGTGACCCGGACGTGGCCCGCCACAACGGGACGTCGCTCTCCAGCGGCGGCCTCGCCGAGGAGTACGGCTTCACGGACGTGGACGGCTCGGCGCCGGACGCCTGGCGCTACCTCACGGAGGTCGACCAGGAGAGCAGGACCGCGGACGTCACCGGCTACCGGTAG
- a CDS encoding DUF4240 domain-containing protein, with protein MDETEFWEIVDSTREAAGGDPEDHAELLVERLLQSDPDSVLDFARHFEARYNRAYRWDLWGAAWVLLGGASDDAFDYFRCWLIGQGREVFEGAVHDPDALADLLDDFDEELDGDGEELGYAADEAYEQLTGVVAPELGVAPAPAEPEGTPIDFENESVMAQRYPKLWDRFMED; from the coding sequence ATGGACGAGACGGAGTTCTGGGAGATCGTGGACAGCACCCGCGAGGCCGCCGGCGGCGACCCCGAGGACCACGCCGAGCTGCTCGTCGAGAGACTGCTGCAGTCCGACCCGGACTCGGTCCTCGACTTCGCCCGTCACTTCGAGGCCCGCTACAACCGCGCGTACCGCTGGGACCTGTGGGGCGCGGCCTGGGTGCTGCTCGGCGGCGCGAGCGACGACGCCTTCGACTACTTCCGGTGCTGGCTGATCGGCCAGGGGCGGGAGGTCTTCGAGGGGGCGGTGCACGACCCGGACGCGCTCGCCGACCTCCTCGACGACTTCGACGAGGAGCTCGACGGCGACGGCGAGGAGCTCGGCTACGCGGCGGACGAGGCCTATGAACAGCTCACCGGCGTCGTCGCGCCGGAGCTCGGCGTCGCCCCCGCCCCGGCCGAACCGGAGGGGACGCCGATCGACTTCGAGAACGAGTCGGTGATGGCGCAGCGCTATCCGAAGCTCTGGGACCGCTTCATGGAGGACTGA
- a CDS encoding chemotaxis protein CheB, whose product MSGSPQSQAPERAEVVLVAASAGGIGALKAVLGGLRGTLPVPVLAAQHLRRSRESPIASILSRATPLDVKLAEDGESLRAGTVYIAPPDHHLCVRNPKELSLSKAGPVNFARPAADPLFESAVRAYGPRVIACVLTGADSDGALGVAEVKAGGGTVIVQDPASAEFRGMPKAAVDTGFADFVLDLADIAPTINRLLRAP is encoded by the coding sequence GTGTCCGGAAGCCCACAGAGTCAGGCCCCTGAGCGGGCAGAAGTCGTGCTCGTCGCCGCGTCGGCCGGAGGCATCGGTGCCCTCAAGGCCGTTCTGGGCGGGCTGAGGGGGACCCTTCCGGTGCCCGTCCTCGCGGCCCAGCACCTGCGGCGGTCCCGCGAGAGCCCGATCGCCTCGATCCTGTCCCGCGCGACCCCGCTCGACGTCAAACTGGCGGAGGACGGGGAGAGCCTGCGGGCCGGGACGGTGTACATCGCGCCGCCCGACCACCATCTCTGTGTGCGGAACCCGAAGGAGCTCTCCCTGAGCAAGGCGGGCCCGGTCAACTTCGCGCGTCCGGCGGCCGACCCGCTCTTCGAGTCGGCGGTGCGGGCGTACGGGCCGCGGGTCATCGCCTGCGTGCTCACCGGAGCCGACAGCGACGGAGCCCTGGGCGTGGCGGAGGTCAAGGCCGGGGGCGGCACGGTCATCGTGCAGGACCCGGCGTCCGCCGAGTTCCGCGGCATGCCCAAGGCCGCCGTGGATACGGGCTTCGCGGACTTCGTGCTCGACCTCGCGGACATCGCGCCGACCATCAACAGGCTGCTGCGGGCCCCCTGA
- a CDS encoding SDR family NAD(P)-dependent oxidoreductase, whose translation MTAMTTTATQTLNRYEGRRALVTGGGSGIGQATVLRMLAEGGRVVAADVSEDGLRDTVAKAGADAERLTTLVVNIADEASVRAGVAAATDALGGLDVLVNAAGILRSSHTHETTLDAFSQVIAVNLTGTFLMIREAIPALLGGNGPAVVNFSSTSAVFAHPYMAAYAASKGGIQSMTHALAAEYGKQGIRFTAVQPGSISSGMTDGSGASRQSVGPGLPADADMSLFVKLAPALGQGFAGPETVASVVAMLASDDGRFITGTEVRVDGGTHF comes from the coding sequence ATGACCGCCATGACCACCACCGCCACGCAGACCCTGAACCGCTACGAAGGCCGCCGCGCCCTGGTCACCGGCGGCGGCTCCGGCATCGGCCAGGCGACCGTGCTGCGCATGCTCGCCGAGGGCGGCCGCGTCGTCGCCGCCGACGTCAGCGAGGACGGGCTGCGGGACACCGTGGCCAAGGCGGGCGCCGACGCGGAGCGCCTCACCACCCTCGTCGTGAACATCGCGGACGAGGCCTCGGTCCGCGCGGGCGTCGCCGCGGCCACCGACGCGCTCGGCGGCCTCGACGTCCTCGTGAACGCCGCGGGCATCCTGCGCTCCTCGCACACCCACGAGACCACCCTCGACGCCTTCAGCCAGGTCATAGCCGTCAACCTCACCGGCACGTTCCTGATGATCCGCGAGGCGATCCCGGCGCTCCTGGGCGGCAACGGCCCCGCCGTCGTCAACTTCAGCTCGACGTCCGCGGTGTTCGCCCACCCGTACATGGCGGCGTACGCGGCGAGCAAGGGCGGCATCCAGTCCATGACGCACGCCCTCGCCGCCGAGTACGGCAAGCAGGGCATCCGGTTCACCGCCGTGCAGCCCGGCTCCATCTCCTCCGGAATGACCGACGGCTCCGGCGCCAGCAGGCAGAGCGTCGGCCCCGGCCTGCCCGCCGACGCCGACATGAGCCTGTTCGTGAAGCTCGCGCCCGCCCTCGGTCAGGGCTTCGCGGGCCCCGAAACCGTCGCCTCCGTCGTCGCCATGCTCGCCTCGGACGACGGCCGCTTCATCACCGGCACCGAGGTCCGCGTCGACGGCGGCACCCACTTCTGA
- a CDS encoding TetR family transcriptional regulator has translation MNRTPPLSLTERRRLATQLEIARAAAELFTTHGTDATTAEAIAVRAGVALRTFYRYFRTKQDAVGPLLAVGGDRWRALLAGADPDAPLPDALRGAISEALAVPDEAAADGLRQARGLLRAAAGDPALRAVWYRVNQESEDRLRPVVAELMGAGARPLDVRLAAAAATDAIRIALETWAETDADVTGPDSPADLAVRCLRGLTGGAGGAG, from the coding sequence GTGAACCGCACCCCACCCCTCTCCCTCACGGAGCGCCGCAGGCTGGCGACCCAGCTGGAGATCGCCCGCGCCGCGGCCGAGCTCTTCACCACGCACGGGACCGACGCCACCACGGCCGAGGCCATCGCGGTCCGGGCCGGGGTCGCGCTGCGCACGTTCTACCGCTACTTCCGCACCAAACAGGACGCGGTGGGCCCGCTGCTCGCCGTCGGCGGTGACCGCTGGCGCGCGCTCCTCGCCGGGGCCGATCCTGACGCGCCGCTCCCCGACGCCCTGCGAGGCGCGATCTCCGAAGCGCTCGCCGTGCCGGACGAGGCGGCGGCCGACGGGCTGCGACAGGCCCGCGGGCTGCTCCGCGCGGCCGCGGGCGACCCGGCGCTGCGGGCGGTCTGGTACCGCGTCAACCAGGAGTCCGAGGACAGACTGCGTCCGGTCGTGGCGGAGCTCATGGGCGCGGGCGCGCGGCCCCTCGACGTCCGCCTGGCCGCCGCGGCGGCGACGGACGCGATCCGCATCGCCCTGGAGACCTGGGCGGAGACGGACGCGGACGTCACGGGCCCGGACTCCCCCGCGGACCTCGCGGTGCGGTGCCTGCGGGGACTCACGGGCGGAGCGGGCGGAGCGGGCTGA
- a CDS encoding PP2C family protein-serine/threonine phosphatase, whose translation MIRAEARRREADQRDWLLRGTPPPPWVRWPPPLLLLAITLVQLLTPRTLDLSFLIAAVPPLAALSYGPALTALVGAVVLALLSLPVFDLGHPGNSDQLTISFIALLSVLFAWVRSRREAQLVTVRTVAEAAQLAVLPPLAEQIGRVRCAGLYEAAQHETLVGGDFFDVRRGPSGVRALIGDVQGHGLAAVGTVAALLGAFREAVLDRADLEGVAAQLDRRLVVDSAGQEHTELFATAVLLEFPDDASVVRVVSCGHPQPLLLRGTEVTELDVPSGAPLGLGIAGLAPPEGLTVPLLDGDLLLGLTDGVCEARDASGTFYPLVERLTGMLEADTDPREPGGLAERVWADVLDYAGRVRDDVTLMVFAPGPLAKADPGPDRS comes from the coding sequence ATGATCAGGGCCGAGGCCAGACGGCGCGAGGCGGACCAGCGCGACTGGCTGTTGCGCGGTACGCCACCCCCGCCCTGGGTGCGCTGGCCCCCACCGCTGCTCCTGCTGGCGATCACCCTCGTCCAGCTGCTCACCCCGAGGACCCTGGACCTCAGCTTCCTGATCGCGGCCGTCCCGCCGCTCGCCGCCCTGTCGTACGGGCCCGCCCTGACCGCCCTCGTCGGCGCCGTCGTCCTCGCGCTGCTCTCCCTGCCGGTCTTCGACCTCGGCCACCCGGGCAACAGCGACCAGCTGACCATCAGCTTCATCGCGCTGCTCAGCGTGCTCTTCGCCTGGGTGCGCAGCCGCCGCGAGGCACAGCTCGTCACGGTCCGCACGGTCGCGGAGGCGGCCCAGCTCGCGGTCCTGCCGCCGCTGGCGGAGCAGATCGGCAGGGTGCGGTGCGCGGGCCTCTACGAGGCGGCGCAGCACGAGACGCTGGTCGGCGGCGACTTCTTCGACGTACGCAGAGGACCTTCCGGAGTGCGTGCCCTCATCGGTGACGTGCAGGGGCACGGGCTCGCGGCGGTCGGCACGGTCGCCGCGTTGCTCGGGGCGTTCCGCGAGGCGGTCCTCGACCGGGCGGACCTGGAGGGGGTCGCCGCCCAGCTGGACCGCAGGCTCGTCGTCGACTCGGCGGGGCAGGAGCACACGGAGCTGTTCGCCACGGCGGTGCTGCTGGAGTTCCCCGACGACGCCTCCGTGGTCCGTGTCGTGTCCTGCGGGCACCCGCAGCCCCTGCTGCTGCGCGGCACCGAGGTCACCGAGCTGGACGTGCCGTCCGGGGCGCCGCTCGGCCTCGGCATCGCCGGGCTCGCCCCGCCCGAGGGCCTCACGGTGCCGCTGCTCGACGGTGACCTGCTGCTCGGCCTGACCGACGGGGTGTGTGAGGCGCGGGACGCGTCCGGCACGTTCTATCCGCTGGTCGAGCGCCTGACCGGGATGCTCGAGGCGGACACGGACCCCCGGGAGCCGGGAGGGCTCGCGGAGCGCGTGTGGGCGGACGTGCTCGACTACGCGGGGCGGGTCCGGGACGACGTGACGCTGATGGTGTTCGCACCGGGGCCGCTCGCGAAGGCGGATCCGGGGCCGGACCGCTCGTAG
- a CDS encoding GNAT family N-acetyltransferase yields MPDMHIRTARPEDDDALARLDRATWSTLHAVQPRPQPPYDPFFNDRFGPRDHLVAEVDGRIVGYVKLGYPTPLLANAHVRQIQGFLVAEEVRGHGVGRRLIRAAMDEARRQGAVRITLRVLGHNTPARKLYEAEGFVIEGVLPGEFLLDGAYVDDVLMGRPL; encoded by the coding sequence ATGCCGGACATGCACATACGTACCGCACGGCCCGAGGACGACGACGCGCTCGCCCGTCTCGACCGCGCCACCTGGTCCACGCTCCACGCGGTCCAGCCCCGTCCCCAGCCGCCCTACGACCCCTTCTTCAACGACCGGTTCGGCCCCCGCGACCACCTGGTCGCCGAGGTGGACGGGCGCATCGTCGGCTATGTGAAGCTCGGCTACCCCACCCCCCTGCTCGCCAACGCGCACGTGCGCCAGATCCAGGGCTTCCTCGTCGCCGAGGAGGTCCGCGGCCACGGCGTCGGCAGGCGGCTGATCCGGGCGGCCATGGACGAGGCCCGCCGCCAGGGCGCGGTCCGCATCACCCTGCGCGTGCTCGGCCACAACACTCCGGCCCGCAAGCTGTACGAGGCGGAGGGCTTCGTCATCGAGGGCGTACTGCCCGGCGAGTTCCTCCTCGACGGCGCGTACGTCGACGACGTCCTCATGGGGCGACCCCTCTGA
- a CDS encoding TIGR01777 family oxidoreductase: protein MDTTQSRVAVAGASGLIGTALTRSLAADGHEVVRLVRRAPRGKDEVRWDPKKGYVDTAGLAGCTAVVNLAGAGIGDHRWTDAYKRELRDSRVLGTKALAAAVASLDEPPRVFVNSSAIGYYGDTGPRAVDESAPAGHGFLPELCVEWEDSAAAARDAGIRTVLARNGLVIGREGGAWGRMFPLFKAGLGGRLGNGRQYWSYISLHDEVAALRHLIDTETLSGPFNLTAPDPRTNREITAAMGRVLRRPALLPAPAPALRLVLGEMAGDVLGSQRVLPTQLLGSGFSFAYPGIDEAIRAALR from the coding sequence ATGGACACCACACAGTCGCGCGTCGCCGTGGCCGGCGCCTCCGGGCTCATCGGTACGGCGCTCACCCGCTCCCTCGCCGCCGACGGGCACGAGGTGGTGCGCCTGGTGCGCAGGGCGCCACGCGGCAAGGACGAGGTGCGCTGGGACCCCAAGAAGGGGTACGTCGACACGGCTGGGCTCGCGGGGTGCACCGCCGTGGTCAATCTCGCCGGTGCGGGCATCGGCGACCACCGCTGGACGGACGCCTACAAGCGGGAGCTGCGGGACAGCAGGGTGCTCGGCACCAAGGCGCTCGCCGCCGCCGTGGCGTCGCTCGACGAGCCGCCGCGGGTGTTCGTGAACTCCAGCGCCATCGGCTACTACGGAGACACCGGCCCGCGCGCGGTCGACGAGAGCGCCCCCGCGGGGCACGGGTTCCTGCCCGAGCTGTGCGTGGAGTGGGAGGACTCGGCGGCCGCCGCGCGGGACGCCGGCATCCGTACGGTCCTGGCCCGCAACGGCCTGGTGATCGGCCGCGAGGGCGGCGCCTGGGGCCGTATGTTCCCGCTCTTCAAGGCGGGGCTCGGCGGCCGCCTGGGCAACGGCAGGCAGTACTGGAGCTACATCTCGCTGCACGACGAGGTGGCCGCGCTGCGGCACCTCATCGACACGGAGACGCTGTCCGGGCCCTTCAACCTGACGGCGCCCGATCCGCGCACCAACCGCGAGATCACGGCCGCGATGGGACGCGTGCTGCGCCGTCCCGCACTCCTGCCCGCGCCCGCGCCCGCACTGCGCCTGGTGCTCGGCGAGATGGCGGGGGACGTCCTCGGCAGCCAGCGCGTGCTGCCGACCCAGCTCCTGGGCTCGGGCTTCTCGTTCGCGTACCCCGGCATCGACGAGGCGATCAGGGCGGCCCTGCGGTGA
- a CDS encoding NAD(P)/FAD-dependent oxidoreductase, whose product MPEHAHHADVVIVGAGAAGLSAAHRLTSAGVTTVVLEAAPCVGGRMSTEKVDGFRLDRIGQLLTTSYPELRRTPGLDSLVLRPFAPGILVHSDGRHHRAAERLPARSARGALTTARALASAPLAPLAARTPTRSASGTPPGSTPRSSPRSTRSTPLGTPLDQARLGSALARIAATPVDRLLARPELPAADALSARGLPSRTIEGFLRPLLSALLCDPGLTTSSRCADLALHAFARGRLCLPEGGAEALPEHLAAALPPGVVRTGVRVTSVSTSSVGTAEHGEFTCRAVLLATDARAAAELLPGLRVPPFHEVSVVHHAAPEPPLDGPALLLDADRAGPVAHTAVISQVDPSRAPVGRVLVSSTVLGPPPEESAVRTHLAALYGTPTDRWERLAVHHTREAVPAMSPPHDIRRPVRLLSGLYVCGDHRGTSTVQGALHSGRRAAHAVLTDFGITPSYTAETLPAAA is encoded by the coding sequence GTGCCAGAGCATGCGCACCATGCGGACGTCGTCATCGTGGGAGCCGGGGCCGCGGGCCTCTCGGCAGCGCACCGGCTGACCAGCGCCGGTGTGACGACCGTCGTCCTGGAGGCCGCCCCGTGCGTCGGCGGCCGGATGTCGACGGAGAAGGTCGACGGGTTCCGGCTCGACAGAATCGGGCAGCTCCTCACCACCTCGTATCCGGAACTGCGCCGCACCCCGGGGCTCGACTCGCTCGTGCTGCGCCCCTTCGCGCCGGGCATCCTCGTGCACAGCGACGGCCGCCACCACCGGGCGGCCGAGCGCCTGCCCGCACGGAGCGCGAGGGGCGCACTCACCACGGCGCGCGCCCTGGCGAGCGCCCCCCTCGCGCCGCTGGCCGCCCGCACTCCCACGCGGAGCGCCTCCGGCACGCCCCCGGGCTCCACCCCTCGCTCCTCCCCGCGTTCCACCCGCTCCACCCCCCTCGGCACGCCGCTCGACCAGGCACGGCTCGGCTCCGCCCTGGCCCGGATCGCCGCGACGCCCGTCGACCGCCTCCTCGCCCGCCCCGAACTCCCCGCGGCCGACGCGCTCTCGGCCCGCGGGCTGCCCTCCCGCACCATCGAGGGTTTCCTGCGCCCCCTCCTCTCCGCGCTCCTCTGCGACCCCGGCCTGACCACGTCGAGCCGGTGCGCGGACCTGGCCCTGCACGCCTTCGCACGCGGCCGCCTCTGCCTGCCCGAGGGCGGCGCCGAAGCCCTGCCCGAACACCTCGCGGCCGCCCTGCCGCCCGGCGTCGTCCGCACCGGCGTCCGTGTCACCTCGGTCTCCACGAGCTCCGTGGGGACCGCGGAGCACGGCGAGTTCACGTGCCGCGCCGTCCTCCTCGCCACCGACGCGCGCGCTGCCGCCGAACTCCTTCCCGGCCTGCGCGTACCGCCCTTCCACGAGGTGTCCGTCGTCCACCACGCCGCGCCCGAACCGCCGCTCGACGGGCCCGCGCTGCTCCTGGACGCGGACCGCGCGGGCCCGGTCGCGCACACCGCGGTCATCAGCCAGGTCGACCCGTCGCGCGCACCCGTCGGCCGCGTCCTGGTCTCCTCGACCGTCCTCGGCCCGCCGCCGGAGGAGTCCGCCGTCCGCACCCACCTCGCCGCGCTGTACGGCACGCCGACCGACCGCTGGGAACGCCTCGCCGTCCACCACACCCGTGAGGCCGTGCCCGCGATGTCGCCGCCGCACGACATCCGGCGTCCCGTACGGCTGCTCTCCGGCCTCTACGTCTGCGGGGACCACCGCGGCACCAGCACGGTCCAGGGCGCCCTGCACTCGGGACGGCGCGCGGCCCACGCCGTGCTCACGGACTTCGGCATCACACCGTCGTACACCGCGGAGACCTTGCCCGCGGCCGCCTGA
- a CDS encoding regulator: MTERPPQRTPNRQLAALISEAGFSNAGLARRVDQLGLEHGLDLRYDKTSVTRWLRGQQPRGTTPALIAEVFTRRLGRRLSAQDLGLDACAPVYAGLEFAATPEEAVDIVGGLWRKDSGSHAELRKIAFTPAGLVVPSRDWLIGRADERVGHGDAVHPPHTRVPVQGRPVVPRQRQGSERGPGLRVSNGDIAALRSVGELFRALDHAYGGGHARQALVRYLEHEAEPMLRGVYGEQAGRRLFGAAADLTRLAGWTSYDIAAHGLAQRYYVQALRLAQAAGDRAYGSYVLVTMSRQAVYLGHGREAVQLARVAQQGVGSAAPHVVQSLLYAAEARGHGVLGEVRACTAALVRAERSLEAARPGDDVPHWARFFDEAQLADDFGHSYRDLQQYRAAAQHAERSLQLRAPAFARSRLFCRVVLATARLGLGELETACQLGSEAAQAAGEMRSARAYEYVREFERRLEPYRDAAPVRGYRDRVAALG; encoded by the coding sequence ATGACGGAACGACCCCCGCAGCGCACCCCGAACCGCCAGCTAGCCGCGCTCATCTCGGAAGCCGGATTCTCCAATGCGGGCCTCGCCCGCCGCGTCGACCAGCTGGGCCTCGAGCACGGCCTGGACCTGCGCTACGACAAGACGTCCGTGACCCGCTGGCTCCGCGGCCAGCAGCCCAGAGGCACCACACCGGCCCTGATCGCCGAGGTCTTCACCAGGAGGCTGGGGCGCCGGCTCTCCGCCCAGGACCTCGGGCTCGACGCGTGTGCCCCGGTCTACGCGGGACTGGAATTCGCCGCGACCCCCGAGGAGGCCGTCGACATCGTCGGCGGGCTGTGGCGCAAGGACTCCGGGAGCCACGCGGAGCTGCGGAAGATCGCGTTCACCCCGGCCGGACTCGTGGTGCCGAGCCGGGACTGGCTGATCGGCCGCGCCGACGAACGCGTCGGCCACGGCGACGCCGTCCACCCGCCCCACACCCGCGTCCCCGTGCAGGGCCGCCCCGTCGTGCCCCGGCAGCGGCAGGGTTCCGAGCGCGGCCCCGGCCTGCGGGTCAGCAACGGGGACATCGCGGCGCTGCGCTCCGTGGGCGAGCTGTTCCGCGCCCTCGACCACGCGTACGGCGGCGGGCACGCCCGGCAGGCCCTCGTCCGCTATCTGGAGCACGAGGCCGAGCCGATGCTCCGCGGGGTCTACGGAGAGCAGGCCGGACGCAGGCTCTTCGGAGCCGCCGCCGACCTCACCCGCCTCGCGGGCTGGACCTCGTACGACATCGCGGCCCACGGCCTCGCCCAGCGGTACTACGTCCAGGCGCTCCGCCTCGCGCAGGCGGCGGGCGACCGGGCGTACGGCTCGTACGTCCTGGTCACGATGAGCCGACAGGCCGTCTACCTCGGCCATGGGCGCGAGGCCGTGCAGCTCGCGCGGGTGGCCCAGCAGGGCGTCGGCTCCGCGGCGCCGCACGTCGTGCAGTCGCTGCTGTACGCCGCGGAGGCGCGGGGCCACGGAGTGCTCGGCGAGGTGCGGGCCTGCACGGCAGCGCTCGTGCGGGCCGAACGGTCCCTGGAGGCGGCGCGGCCCGGCGACGACGTGCCGCACTGGGCGCGCTTCTTCGACGAGGCGCAGCTCGCGGACGACTTCGGGCACAGCTACCGCGACCTCCAGCAGTACCGCGCCGCGGCCCAGCACGCCGAGCGCTCGCTCCAGCTGCGCGCCCCCGCCTTCGCGCGCAGCAGGCTCTTCTGCCGGGTGGTGCTCGCCACCGCGCGGCTCGGCCTCGGCGAGCTGGAGACGGCCTGTCAGCTGGGCTCCGAGGCGGCGCAGGCGGCGGGCGAGATGCGGTCCGCGCGGGCGTACGAATACGTGCGCGAGTTCGAGCGCCGCCTGGAGCCGTACCGGGACGCGGCGCCCGTGCGCGGGTACCGCGACAGGGTCGCGGCACTCGGCTGA
- the lipB gene encoding lipoyl(octanoyl) transferase LipB, with the protein MSEFRFVRLGFGPDSVEYQEAWDEQRRVHAARFADEVPDTCLLLEHPPVYTAGRRTADSERPLDGTPVVDVDRGGKITWHGPGQLVGYPIQKLPRPVDVVAHVRRLEEALIRTCAEFGLETTRIEGRSGVWVLGDPVEQRPALGGLSLDFDPRLRDDEFDARFNGPEYAPSNAGQRREDRKIAAIGIRVAKGVTMHGFALNVNPDNTWFDRIIPCGIRDAGVTSLSYELDREITIADVLPVAERQLRDVLENAELKPREVERAVEPAVASAAEPASA; encoded by the coding sequence GTGAGTGAGTTTCGGTTCGTCCGGCTGGGCTTCGGCCCGGACTCCGTGGAGTACCAAGAGGCCTGGGACGAGCAGCGCCGCGTGCACGCCGCCCGCTTCGCCGACGAGGTCCCCGACACCTGTCTCCTCCTGGAGCACCCGCCGGTCTACACGGCGGGCCGCCGCACCGCGGACAGCGAGCGCCCCCTCGACGGCACCCCCGTCGTCGACGTGGACCGCGGCGGCAAGATCACCTGGCACGGCCCCGGCCAGCTGGTGGGCTACCCGATCCAGAAGCTGCCGCGCCCGGTGGACGTCGTGGCGCACGTACGCCGCCTGGAGGAGGCGCTCATCCGCACCTGCGCGGAGTTCGGCCTGGAGACCACGCGCATCGAGGGCCGCAGCGGCGTCTGGGTCCTCGGCGACCCGGTGGAGCAGCGCCCCGCGCTCGGCGGTCTCTCCCTCGACTTCGACCCGCGGCTGCGGGACGACGAGTTCGACGCGCGGTTCAACGGTCCCGAGTACGCCCCCTCGAACGCGGGCCAGCGCCGCGAGGACCGCAAGATCGCCGCGATCGGCATCCGCGTCGCCAAGGGCGTGACGATGCACGGCTTCGCCCTGAACGTGAACCCGGACAACACCTGGTTCGACCGGATCATCCCGTGCGGCATCCGCGACGCGGGCGTGACGTCCCTCTCGTACGAGCTGGACCGCGAGATCACCATCGCCGATGTGCTGCCCGTCGCGGAGCGGCAGCTGCGCGACGTACTGGAGAACGCGGAGCTGAAGCCGCGTGAGGTGGAGCGAGCGGTGGAGCCCGCCGTGGCGTCCGCCGCGGAGCCCGCCTCCGCCTAG